Within the Natranaeroarchaeum sulfidigenes genome, the region TGGAGCGGCCGGCCCGTATCGGCGTCCCACAGCAGCGTCGTCTCGCGCTGGTTCGTTACACCGATGGCTTCGAGCTGGTCCGCGGTGATGTTCGCGTCCGAGAGCGCCTGTAGCGTGACGTCTTTGGTGTTCTCCCAGATTTCCCGGGGGTCGTGCTCAACCCAGCCCGGCTCCGGATAGATCTGTTCGTGTTTCTCGTAGGCGTTGGCCACGATCTGTCCGCTGTGGTCGAATACGATGAACCGTGTTCCTGTCGTTCCCTGGTCGACTGCGCCGACGTAGGTGTTGTCTGTCATAGATGAGTCTATAGGTGGTTATCACCTGTTGTGCAGGTCATGTTGCTGATTGCTGCCGGTGAGCCCCTGATAATAAACGACCACAGTATCCCTCATAAATGTACCACACAGATCAGACTGGCCACTGTTGCACTCGAATACCGTCAGATGCGCCGTGGCGCCACAGTGCAAGATTGCTGCTGTTACAGATGAAATATGACAGGTGTAGTCATAGCGCTGTGTGGAACGGACCAATCAAAGCGATCAGCCGTTTCGGGAAAGCGGCACTACCAGTGATCCGGCTTGATTTGATTGATGACAAGTGTCACAACGAGGAAGACGATCCCCGAAATGGCGCCCCCGACAACTGCAGTAAACATGCGATCGATCAGCGGACCCTGAACGTATGCGAAGAGCACGAGTGACATGATACCGACAGTGAACGCCAGATTTCGAACATCACGGCGTTCGATACCGACGGATTTGCCAACCCCTGAAAAGTACTCATCCATTACGACTCACCGACGAGGGAGTGTTCCCCGGAGCGCGAAGAATCCGACGAACGCGAGAAAACAGCCGGTAAGCAGGCTAATGTTGTGGTCTGTCGTCACAACCATCGTCACGAATCCAGCAATTGATCCGAGAAGCAACCCACCGCCGACCGCACCGTGATGAAAGTTGTCAGCGGTCGGGTGGTCCGCCAGCGACTGGCGCTGCTCGGCAGGGACAGAGATACTCGCATAGTAGGGCAACAGAAACTGGACGCCGATACCGACCCCCGCGGCGACGACTGCACTGAACTCCGCGTGCATCGTAATCAGGAGACTTGCTGTAAAGAACACTACGGTGACCAGTGTCGAGACGATCCAGCTCCACTTGTCGGCAGTTTTGACCCGGTTCGAGAACTCGTATTCCGACATGTGCCGTCATTGCTCACGAACGCATATAACTATATCTGAGTATCGTCAGCTACCCCGCAGCATGGTGGCCATGAGCACTGCCAGCATGCCCCCAAGAATATGGTGGTTTAGAATAAATCTACAGTTGCCCGAGTACAGCTTCGGGAGAGATCATGTACAACACAATCCTGTATCCAGTAGATGGGAGTGAAGGCGCGAGTGCCGCAGTTAGCCACGTCCGTACTCTGGCTGAAACCTACAGCGCGACGGTCCATGTGCTTCACGTCGCTAACTCCTCGTATCTCGGCTACGAGAGCGAGGACGGGCCGAGAGGAACGATCGGCCGCAAGGATGCCAGATCGGACTCGGGGATGGCCGGTACAAAGACGGAATCTGCGGGAAAAAAGCAGGCACGGACCGCAATGGCTGGCACCGATCCATCGGAGCTCCGTGAGGCCCACCGGGAGCGGTGTGAGAAGCTTGTTGCCGATACAGTAGCACAGTTTGAAGGGCTAGATGTCGAATCGATAGTGCGCGTCGGGAAGCCACATCAGGTGATCGTCGGGTACGCGAACAACAACGATATCGACCTTGTCGTCATGGGGACACACGGCCGAACGGGTGTCGATCGGTACCTGCTCGGTAGCGTGACAGAAAAAGTACTCCGAACGTCGGATGCTCCAGTCGTCACCGTCAGGCGGGACAGCGCAGACGACTGATCGATGGTCTCTTTTTTGGTGGGCCGACCCGACGCCATCCCGGCGTCGAGGTTGGCGACAGTATCGCCACTCGTGCAGTAGACACAAAAATGAACTGCTACGGGCCGTTCTCAGTGAAAAGAACGAGAATTCGGGCGTAGTTATGCGCCGAGTTCCAGTCCGAGGATCGACTCGGGGAACGCCCAGAACGCGGCGAAGTCACCGATAGCGAGTGCCAGAACCGTCGCGAGCAGTCCGGACATAAAGATCCCGAACGCTGGCGGGTCAACGTGGGTCTTACCGTGTGCGTAGAAGACACGGTTACAGACTTCGCCCATGAGCGCGCCGAAGATACCGAAGCCAAGCGCCGCGAGCATGGCGACTTCCGGACCAGCCAGTCCACCAGCAGAGACCCCGAATGCACCGACTGCACCCGGAAGTGTGATGTGGTGTGTGACTGGGAAGTCGGGAACACCAGTGTTCAGGAGGACCAGACTGGCAGCGCTGATACCGAAGACGAGCACGACGCTACCGGTTTCGAGGTAGACGAACCCACCGACGAGACCACCGACGAGACCGATCATCGTGACGCCGCTCCACTTGTACATGTGCGGCAGCCAGATGCCGGGTGCTTCCTCTTCGTCCCGTTCGGCGGGGCTCATGTCGAAGATGCTATCTCCGGTAATCTCACCGATGATGCTGTAGCC harbors:
- a CDS encoding universal stress protein yields the protein MYNTILYPVDGSEGASAAVSHVRTLAETYSATVHVLHVANSSYLGYESEDGPRGTIGRKDARSDSGMAGTKTESAGKKQARTAMAGTDPSELREAHRERCEKLVADTVAQFEGLDVESIVRVGKPHQVIVGYANNNDIDLVVMGTHGRTGVDRYLLGSVTEKVLRTSDAPVVTVRRDSADD